TTGGTGTGAACGAGGGTGTCGGTGTGATTGCCCCTTCTGTCAGGAAGAGAAAGTGTtactaaaaaaagttttaaaaatatcaacccTTTGATgcttgattttcttaaaaatttggaGGTATTGAAACATTCCTCATCCATACCTTTTGCATATTTCAAATAGACCTAgatgagagaagaggagaaaactgaatGTGGGCTGAGCATACACGATGAGAAGACCCAGGGGTCTGGCTCGGACCCCCTCTGAATACAGATTGACATTCCTACAAGAGAATACATTCCTACCATACATTCTGCACATGTTACGATCCAGATGTTGTTAGAGCTccacagtaaaataaatatatttacatggaaaaaaaaaggaataaataacttatgaaaaaaaatcacttcaaattCAAAGCTCTTATTATTCTGCTCTCATCTTGTCACTTCATTGCACATCACTGTCAATAATtttcctctcccagccccacccgGCACGTCTTTCCCGTAAAAGCACCTCCAACCACCTGCCTGACTCTGAATGCCACGCGATGTCCTTTAGAAAGGGGGAAGGCGCTGCTGCCCCGTGGCATCTGGAAGCACATCCCACACTCAAGACGGGGACTTGGAGATCACACCCAGGCCCGCGTGCTTCCCCGCTGGGACACCGCCTTGTGAAAATAAGACTAAGATAACTTGAACACTCGatggttttgttcttttagaaACGGGCCACCGATTTCCCATGTCTTCCTCAGCAGATCTTCAATGTCAAGCCTTTGTGGCAAGGGTGTCCAGAGTTAAAAAGCATTTGCCCGCTGTTGTTGggggttttctgttttggttttgaagCCCAGCCTTACAAATATGAGAGAGTCAGAGAACCATGTTTGGGCAACACTTTGCTGTGCTTATTTGAACTGTTGCCCAACATATGGGATTTGTTTAAACACACGATTTGCTAATCCAACCAAAGTACAGTTGTTGTAAGTTACTGTAAATCAGTTTTTAACAATGGCAAATCAACCGCCTTCCCCTGTTATTGTTCAGAATAATCAACACTATTGTGtctgtatacgtgtgtgtatgtgtgcggcATGTGGCGAGCCCGCCGGGTCCTCCCGTTATCGAAAGCATGGCGTCTGGGCTGACTTGTTCTCCACAGGAAAAGGAAGCTCTTAAAATGGACAGGCACAGTGACACCGGAAGCGTCTACAACAACCCTCACCTTAACTCTATGGTCCCCGGTCCTATCAAAGGAGATGACGCGTCTGCAGCAGTAAGAGGTGTCCAGGCAGAGGTTGCTCGTAGGAGAACAAGTGCAATTTGATCTGTTTCTCACTGCTCTACTGAGTTGACAATTAGCCTTTAAAAACACATTCAAGTGGGGGAAAAGTAAATTCGAATACAGAAAAGTTTAATCATATCATACAGAAATCGTTTGCTTAGACGAGCAGTTCCTTCATCACAAATGTGTTTGCTTTGCCATgtgcattataaaaataaaactatggctTGTTTAAAGTGCCATTTTATAaagctgtctttttttaattggccAGAAGGACTCAATTTTTATCCATGGCAAGAAGTGAGCAGAACTGGTGACTGAATATTGACAAATGACCAACaacaaagacaacaacaacaacacaaatcccataatttaaaaattcttaaataaatataaaagttattcCTAAAGAAGCCATCTGCATTTCAACAATATAGGTTGTAACCAGCTAAAGTAccattggaagaaagaaaaaaactgaaacgAAAAGGCCATCAACAATTTCGGCAACAAGCATGATACACTgcaagtgttttaaaattaaatgtacacCACTAGGAATAAAGAGCGACTTCTCAAGTGTtccgggtgggggcgggggagggggtggcagggaggcaaggggaaggaggagaaacatGCATAGAAAGTCCTGTCTGTGTTATTTGGGTAAAACAGCCTTGTAAAAGTGTAGTTAAAGCAGTTGATTCAAGGAAGCAACCAGATTGGAAGCTGTGACATAATGGTACCAACTCCAGGTTCTAGAGCCACGGCTGTTACAAGACAGCATCCCCAGGCTGGGCAGAGGTGAGCGGAGCTCGCTGTGGTGATCATGAAGATGACATTTTCAGCACTTAGCAACAGAGGGAACAAAAGCTCTAGGGaagggaagctggaaaagacaactGAGCAACACAGTGGATGCCTTCTGGGGGTAGTTTCTTCCTTACGAGCCCTAAGCATCTGCAATAGGGTTTCGTTCCACAAAGAGGTTggttaattttcagaaaattttgttCTCATGTAAAATTTCAGGTCATCGTAAAAATTACGCCAAAAGGGAAAGAGTTggggttttgtttaaaaaaataaaaacaattaaaagcacAAACTTGGCATAAATACAGTGAGTATTCGGTAGGCTTCCCCTCAAGAGAGGGAGCTAAAGAGAACCATCACTTCAACCCCCCAGCTCCGTGGCCATCTCCCGCCAACTGCTTAATGCAAGTTTGATGAGCAGACGCGGCTCTGGCTTTGGAAGTCACAGTGCTGGCGGGTGTTCATGCCAGGGGGTTGGTGCCTGTGAAATTTGGGTGTGATATTGCCTGGCCCTTTCtgaaagcagtgtgtgtgtgtgtgtgtgtttgcatttggGGACATCAACTGCGGATTACTTTGACCCAATTTTCTCTTTGCACCAAACACATATAAAACATTACAACTCTATAAAAGTACAAGTGCAACTTGTACATCTGAAGTTTGCAGGAACTATGTGAGCAAATCCTATCAAAATAGCTATCTCATATGTATAAACagcatttgtttttagaaaaacaatatCATAAACTGCAGAATctgtacaaaaatataaaataaatttgggcAGCAGTTTCTAAACAGCCATGTAAATGCAACACTTAGGAGGAGTAGTTAATGCCTCTAAAAAGGCTGAATTGCCAAGTCAACCTATACAGGGCGAAAATGCCAGAAAAGGTACTGAGATTatctaaataatatatatatatattttctctttttacctcTTGCAATAAAACTTAtagaaaaaatagacaatatgCACATGCAATTTACAGCTTTTCCAACTTATTCCTTGTGCTTCACTTGAACTGTTTATTTCTGTCATTCAGCATAGCCACATTGTCTTCAAAAGCATTCTTTCCTATTCCAGGGCAGTAGGTCTCCGAGgaccactcaaaaaaaaaaaaagcatattaaaagtGGTCAGACGTGGATGAAGGCACTCCAACTCTGCTCAAAGCAAAAACTAGTGTGATCCTTTTGTAAAACGatcttttcctctgaaaaagGCAAGCAAGGGTGCATGCACAGTGCGGAGAGCTGTGGGGTGCAGGGACACTCGCAGGGTCTGGGCGGCGCGGGCGCCGGGCCGGGGCTCTTAGGACCCGACCAGCACCTCCATGATGTGGTCCAGCTCCGTGAGGTCCATTTTGAAAGGCTGACTCGGGGCGACCGGCTGACTGCTGTAAGGGGCCAGAGTCTTGAGGAGGTCGTCGGCCGACACCGGGGCCATCTTCGAGGCCGGCCCCGAGGCAGACGTGCAGGGGTCGAAGTCGTACATGGACGTGTCGATGTCGGCAAACAGGATGTCGTCCAGGGTCAAGTCTGTCAGAAACCCCGTGGACGTCGTGATTTCGAAGTTCCCGGGCAGAGAGTCCATCAGCTTCGGGTCTTCGGGTTTCGGGCCGCCCGGCGCGCCGGAGCCCCCTCGGGAGCTGTCGGGCGCTGCGGCTGCGGCCCCGGGGGAGGTAGACGTGGGACAGAGCTCCTCGATCTCGTCCAGGGCGGAGGAGAAGCTGTCCTTCTCCGGCGGGGGCGCTGGGGCCGACAGTCTGGCGGCAGCCGCGGGCGGCGCGGCCGGGGAAGTGCAAAACGTGTCGTCGGCGTCGTCCTCGAGCAGCGAGGCGGGCGTGAGGCAGGCGTCCAGCGGCGTAGTGCTCCCGAGGTCGCAGGCGTgcgcgggcgggggcgcgggggcgctGAGGGCGGGCGGCGCCGCCTCCCGGTAGCTGTCGCTCAGCGAGTCGGGCGGGGGAGAGGCggtggcggcggtggcggcggcggcggcggcggcggcggaggcgaaCACCGGCCTCAGGCTGCCTTCCTGTTTGAGCTCCTCCTGGATCCGCCGCAACATGTTGTTGATCAGAACGGTCTTTTGCAAGCTGGGCTCGGTGAGGGGCCTGTGGTTATAGAGTTTCATAAGGGAAATGTTGAAGATAGTCTGGCGCTGTAAGGTGTAAGACACCTTGGATGGCCCATCGGAGGGAGACAGGATTTTGCCTTCCAGCCCATCTTCATGCTCGTCAAACTTCCGTTTTTCTCCTTTACCCAACATATATCTgcgaaggagaaaggaaggaaatggaatcaATGACACGAAAACTAACTTCGACCCTGAAAAAGACGCTGATTCGGAGGTCG
This sequence is a window from Lynx canadensis isolate LIC74 chromosome A3, mLynCan4.pri.v2, whole genome shotgun sequence. Protein-coding genes within it:
- the SERTAD2 gene encoding SERTA domain-containing protein 2 isoform X1; protein product: MPCPGLLSAQTGVSSCWPVWPLLTLARCVWSAGPGHEQGRQDEGYMLGKGEKRKFDEHEDGLEGKILSPSDGPSKVSYTLQRQTIFNISLMKLYNHRPLTEPSLQKTVLINNMLRRIQEELKQEGSLRPVFASAAAAAAAATAATASPPPDSLSDSYREAAPPALSAPAPPPAHACDLGSTTPLDACLTPASLLEDDADDTFCTSPAAPPAAAARLSAPAPPPEKDSFSSALDEIEELCPTSTSPGAAAAAPDSSRGGSGAPGGPKPEDPKLMDSLPGNFEITTSTGFLTDLTLDDILFADIDTSMYDFDPCTSASGPASKMAPVSADDLLKTLAPYSSQPVAPSQPFKMDLTELDHIMEVLVGS
- the SERTAD2 gene encoding SERTA domain-containing protein 2 isoform X2, which translates into the protein MLGKGEKRKFDEHEDGLEGKILSPSDGPSKVSYTLQRQTIFNISLMKLYNHRPLTEPSLQKTVLINNMLRRIQEELKQEGSLRPVFASAAAAAAAATAATASPPPDSLSDSYREAAPPALSAPAPPPAHACDLGSTTPLDACLTPASLLEDDADDTFCTSPAAPPAAAARLSAPAPPPEKDSFSSALDEIEELCPTSTSPGAAAAAPDSSRGGSGAPGGPKPEDPKLMDSLPGNFEITTSTGFLTDLTLDDILFADIDTSMYDFDPCTSASGPASKMAPVSADDLLKTLAPYSSQPVAPSQPFKMDLTELDHIMEVLVGS